cacgaggtcaggagatcgagaccatcctggctaacatggtgaaaccccgtctctacaaaaacaatacaaaaaactagtgggGCCAGGTgacgggcgtctgtagtcccagctactccggaggctgaggtgggagaatggcgtaaacccgggaggcggagcttgcagtgagctgagatccggccaccactgcattctagcctgggcaacagctcgagactccgtctcaaaaaaaaaaaaatttttttttaaattttttctttttttgtagagatgagccactgctcccagccttttaaaataattttaccttttaattagCACTTGAAGCATTGGAATGACTAATCTAAAGTTCCAAGCTGTCAGAATATTTTCACTATGAAAACCAGAAACTATAAGCTgaccttttttgtcttttgttgttgttgtttttcctttttgtggagaatgaggtctcgctatattgcccaggcaggtctcaaactcctgggctcaagctatcctcttgcctctgcctccttaagagctgggattacaggcgtgagccactgtgtttggcGGGCTGAcctttttaagtgaaaaaacctatatatttttgaaactctGTTAATTACATCATTTATTCTAAATGTTGAAATAGTTTAGATTTTCTGACTGGCAAATGCCACTGATGAAAGCATGTCTTTTGAAGAAATTGACACggagtggggcatggtggctcacacctgtaatcccagcactttgggagactgaggagggcggattacctgaggtcaggagttcaagaccagcctggccaatatggcacaaccccatctctactaaaactacaagaattagccgggcatggtagcacgcacctgtaatcccagctactcaggaggctgagacaggagaatcgcttgaacccaggagccagaggttgcagtgagccaatattgtgcaactgcactccatcctggggatagagcgagactctgtctccaaacaaacaaaccaaaaaagaaattgacGGGTGTTTTCAGTACTCTAGCCTTCCTAAAGGTGTATGATAATTGAATCTACTTTATAACTTTTGATAGTAATCACTGTCATAACAAATTAAGTCTGAATAAATGATTTCTGCAAATGactacataaatatataacaagAGTGAAAACTGCTTTTCTAttcataggaagaaaaaaaatgaatgaaaactaaGAATCTAAGTGTTATGTTCTTTATTATCACAATCTTATAAATATATGTGGTATTTGTgtttggaaaacaaatgaaattcatTGTGTTATGGCTAGATGGAATtaagataaagtctttttttttgtttgtttgtttcaagtttTAATCAAAGCTTTTATATAAGATTACTTTATTCCTGCATCTTCTCAATTGTTTCTTCCTTCTAtttgcccttttcctttcctacttGGCGAGACTTGGCTTTCCGTTCAAGGATCTTTTTGCGGTCTTTGTCCAGTTTTAGCCTAGTGATAACCACCTTGCTGGGGTGAATGCCTACGTGGACAGTTGTGCCATTAGCCTTCTCCCTCTGCACCCGTTCAATGTAGATAACATATTTCTTCCTGTAAACCTGGACTACTTTGCCAATTTGCTGACCTTTATAGTGTCCTCTTACAACCTGAACTTCATCATCCTTTCGGATGGGCATAGATCGCACGTTGTATTTCTGTCTCAGCTCTTTGGAAAGAGGGGAAGACATAATCTTCCTGCGAATGTGGGAAGGTGCATTGAAATGCCTTTTGCGATTCTTGCTTCGGTCGGAAGTCACAAAGGGATTAAACTTCATTTTGTCCGCTCCCGCTTTGGTGATGGCCGCAAAAGGAagataaatattctttaaagtttattttaggcccagtgtggtggcttatgcctataattccagcactttgggaggtgaaggcaggaggattacttgagggtaggagttcaagaccagcctggtcaatatagtgagacctgatctctataaaaaataaaaataataaataaggtttattttaataaatttataataatttactgCTGAACACTTTTACATTAGAAAACAGCTTtcatgtggccgggcgcggtggctcaagcctgtaatcccagcactttgggaggccgagatgggcggatcactaggtcaggagatcgagaccatcctggctaacatggtgaaaccctgtctctactaaaaaatacaaaaaactagccgggcgaggtggcgggagcctatagtcccagctactcgggaggctgaggcaggagaatggcatNNNNNNNNNNNNNNNNNNNNNNNNNNNNNNNNNNNNNNNNNNNNNNNNNNNNNNNNNNNNNNNNNNNNNNNNNNNNNNNNNNNNNNNNNNNNNNNNNNNNaaaaaaaaaaaaagaaaacagctttcaAAACTGTATTTCATAGGAAAAAGGtacaactgctttggaaaatagtttgacatttcctcaaaaagttaaacatggagttatcatatgacccagcaattccactactaggtatatacccaagagaaatgaaaacatgttcatataggctgggcgtggtggctcatgcctatagtcccggcactttgggaggctgaggcgggtggatcatgaggtcaggagatcgagaccatcctggttaacatggtgaaactctgtctctactaaaaatacaaaaaaattagccgggtgtggtggcgggcacctgtagtcccagctactcgggaggctgaggcaggagaatggcatgaacctggga
The genomic region above belongs to Piliocolobus tephrosceles isolate RC106 chromosome 17, ASM277652v3, whole genome shotgun sequence and contains:
- the LOC111541392 gene encoding 60S ribosomal protein L26-like: MKFNPFVTSDRSKNRKRHFNAPSHIRRKIMSSPLSKELRQKYNVRSMPIRKDDEVQVVRGHYKGQQIGKVVQVYRKKYVIYIERVQREKANGTTVHVGIHPSKVVITRLKLDKDRKKILERKAKSRQVGKEKGK